GAGCAATGGATAGCCCAGTGGCGCTTGTTATTAAGAGATTGCTTCTTATGTAGTTATATGATTACCGAAGACTCGTTTTTTATGATAAGAGATAAAGTAAGGGTTATAAGAtacgcgtggccttagtgcttGTCTCCGTCTCATGCAATCAATCAATTCGTCTAATTGGCACTTAATTGTTACTCAGAGTTTGCCTGTTATGTAGTTACTGAATGGTTACTAATGGTTTGGTTTTGTGGTAAGGGGTAAAGTTAGTGGTATAGGTTAAggtacgcgtggcctcagtgctgtcactcacgcaaaccatttcataatatatatcaacgcatatgtgatcagcttatgcatggcagaaatttggcccgtcgctggtacacggtaaagccacaaatttggcccgtcgctgcttccgggCTAAAAGAAAACCAAGATCAAGACCACACCACTAGGCCATGACCAAACGACAATGCAGAAATTTTGGgtgataagagaaaaagagaagaaaaggaaaagaggaaaacaacagacAGAGGTAGTAGACtgcatcagggagtgccgttgcAAAGGCGAAACTCAGACCGTCAACTCcacatgtaaacaaaggcggagtgaaaacgtagaaaaaaatcattaaagacCACAGAGAAGGACATACGAGGCAATACAAAGCGATACAGACCTAGAGAAGAAGACAGAAGCTCAAGAACAATGGGCGGAGGCAAGAAAGGAGGCGCATCAGGGGGAGGAAAGGGCGGAGACAAGGGCAAGAAGGGAGACTCAGGAGGCGCCAAGGGAGGAGGAGACgccggagggaaggagaagaagggaggaacaagtGTCAAGGTGGGAGTCATGGATTTTTTAATTAGAAACTCCCATTACTTCTTGTTTAAGCCtgaagggaggagcaggaggggaaggaaagggaggagataagggcagaaggggaggaggaggagacgccggAGGGGAGGGACAAGTGTGAAGGAGATAATCAGAGAAATACAGTCAGAAAATGCTATTACTTCTTGTTTAAGCCtgaagggaggagcaggagggagaggaaagggaggagataagggcAGAAGGGGAGGGACAAGTGTGAAGGAGATAATCAGAGAAATACTGTCGGAAAATGCTATTACTTCTTGTTTAAGCCtgaagggaggagcaggagggagaggaaagggagagataagggcagaaggggaggaggagaagacgccAGAGGGGAGGGACAAGTGTGAAGGAGATAATCAGAGAAATACTGTCAGAAAATGCTATTACTTCTTGTTTAAGCCtgaagggaggagcaggaggggaaggaaagggaggagataagggcAGAAGGGGAGGGACAAGTGTGAAGGAGATAATCAGAGAAATACAGTCAGAAAATGCTATTACTTCTTGTTTAAGCCtgaagggaggagcaggagggagaggaaagggagagataagggcaGAAGGGGAGGGACAAGTGTGAAGGAGATAATCAGAGAAATACTGTCAGAAAATGCTATTACTTTTTGTTTAAGCCtgaagggaggagcaggagggagaggaaagggaggagataagggcagaaggggaggaggagaagacgccGGAGGGGAGGGACAAGTGTGAAGGAGATAATCAGAGAAATACTGTCGGAAAATGCTATTACTTCTTGTTTAAGCCTGACTGGAAAATATTATACTCCTCATTTAATGGCTAACACACTATATACTACTacgagatttttttatttatttatttatttattttatttttttacatcagaggacacgattcaagggcaataaaaagagtccaaaaaaaagcccgctactcgctgctcctataaaagataaaggtaaagagtagccaaaagagaggtcaatttcgggtggagaggtgtcttgatacatacTAACTACGATAAGAAGTCCAATTACTCCCTGTTTAAGCTTGACTGGAAAACACTATACTCTTCATCAAGTCAGGGTACTGTTGACATTTGTTACACTAAATTAGGAAAACATACAACATAGAAAACTTCAGTCTTAAAAAAATATACCCATGCATGCAATACTGAAACTGAGTAAAACAAATATTATAGAAATGTTTTGAATAGCCCCGGTTGTCTGCAATACCCTAACTTGATGCAACTATCACTACTTCATATTTCTTCAGGTTCGTCATATCCTGTGTGAGAAGCAGAGCAAGGTTTTGGAGGCCTTAGAGAAGATCAAGGCCGGCGAGAAGTTCAACGAGGTGGCTGCCCAGTACTCCGAGGACAAGGCTCGCAGTGGGGTAAGGCGAATAAACGAAAAATGACTAAGACCGCTTTTGTCACAGCCAGGGgcgtggagtcggagtcggtaaaaatacccccgactcTGACTCCTAAACGTAATCATTTATCGTGTAATGTAGTTGTGaagttttttcttttacattatctggatgttgtctatatagagtacacgtaatttggatgtaaatacatgtaagaaaaagaacctcaagagagtctactggtgctacaggcagcaactaaaaaaaaaaaaaatgatttgcAGTAAAGGGGGAGGGGCATAAGGGgtcggagtcacaactttaaaatttcctggagtcggagtcggagaatTTTTActctgactccacacccctggtcaCAGCATAATGATTGCATGCCCCAACAACTCAACCAATCAGTCAAATAAATCCATACCATATTTTCTGGGCTACTTTTTCATGATAGGAGTACTAACCAGTCTTTCTTCTGGTATCCAAACAAAAAATAGGGGAATGCATAATGGATTTCTGCATTATATATTTTACATCTCAAATCTAGGACCACAAGGCAGACCACATTTCCTGAGCTATTTTTTCCTGATGAGAATACTAACGAACCACTTAAAATAGAAATATGAATAAACCTTACATATAAaacctaactttccttccttctttggggTGCCTTGGGATGGATGActcaaataaatacagaaataaataaaactctgAATATAGCTACATATAAAACCTAACATTCCTTCTCTCTGGGCGAcgacacaaaaaataaaataaaataaaatgtgaatGTACCTCGCTTCTAACACCTAACGTTCCTCCTCTCAGGGTGACTTAGGGTGGATGACGCGAGGCTCCATGGTCGGCCCATTCCAGGACGCTGCCTTTGCCCTGCCCATCTCAAACCTCGCCAACCCTGTCTACACCGACCCGCCCGTCAAGACCAAGTTTGGCTACCACATCATCATGGTCGAGGGGAAGAAGTGACCGGAGCCTCGACCGGATGAAAAATTGGTTGTGTTCTTGTTATAGTGTTCATTGTCATTTACTCTTCCACCCTTGACATCCTTTGTAAAGCTtaagtttttgttgttttttgttttcctcagtGTTTTTTTTACTCATCTGTGCATCCCATTGAAGGTACTTTGAGCtgatactaatatttttttttttttttttttttttttttttgcaacaaaggagacagctcaagggcacaaaaaataaataaataaataaataaaaaaagcccgctactcactgctcctaaaaagaatcaaaagaggtggctgaaagagaggtcaatttcgggaggagaggtgtcctgataccctccttgtGTGTATTGGGGTATATCATTTATTCCTCGGGTTTTGCTTGCAACTGGTTTACAATGTTGGTTATTTTATGGTAAACTTTTTCATTGGTATATCCAGATCCAGAGATTGCCAACAGGggtcctatttctttctttctgttgtgTTATCAGTGTACCCTAATAATTATATATGcctctgtggtgtagtggttagcatgcctggGCCTATATTCGATCTTGCCCAGGTCTtacagctgttcattctccctttctgaCTGGTTGATAAGTGGGTGtccagggaaggtaaactgtggtgacccagATGCCACACTTCCTCTGTTTCAGGGTAGGAAGTTCTTACCCACCTAAGGCTTAAGGGCCAATGAGACAGAGACCAAGGACACACACAGCTTAGTATGTGCCCCAAACTGTACCCTTAATAATCCTGTTTTAGTCATACATTTATATATGACACACTGAAAAGTCTAACCACTCAACGTTGCATATTTTTCTGTTAAAAATATACATGTCAATAAGAATGTTGgcttgttcctcctttcctttttcaacaTACCCCAACTTGCCTTTGTAATGAGGTCTCGAAACAAATCTAAAATTGATACTGAATACTCATGACTTACTGTGGCTGCAGCAGGAGAGATTGTGGACGGTGCCTCCCTGTGTGGGTTGCCAGTCATCGGCCGCCACCTGCCGCTGTGTGTCCAGGGCGGAGGGGCAAGGGTGGCCTGTGCGGGGAGTGTGGCCATGTACCTTTATCAATACCCGGCACCAAAAACAAGACATAATAGTACACAAGGGAAACTGAAAATCTTGCTTCTTCATAAATATGTTAATTTACAAAGGCACAATGCTGCTTAATGTCTAGGTTTCTTAATGTTAatgatatacatacacacatttagTCAACACAGCAGCGAGACattacattaacccggtagcagtgacgggccaaatttgt
Above is a window of Eriocheir sinensis breed Jianghai 21 chromosome 16, ASM2467909v1, whole genome shotgun sequence DNA encoding:
- the LOC126999432 gene encoding peptidyl-prolyl cis-trans isomerase NIMA-interacting 4-like; this translates as MGGGKKGGASGGGKGGDKGKKGDSGGAKGGGDAGGKEKKGGTSVKVRHILCEKQSKVLEALEKIKAGEKFNEVAAQYSEDKARSGGDLGWMTRGSMVGPFQDAAFALPISNLANPVYTDPPVKTKFGYHIIMVEGKK